The following proteins are encoded in a genomic region of Lytechinus variegatus isolate NC3 chromosome 7, Lvar_3.0, whole genome shotgun sequence:
- the LOC121418976 gene encoding potassium channel subfamily K member 16-like: MEQNAWQTRTHLLAVLVIFWIYLFIGALIFTSIERRHADNLHHRFLLTAIDFVANNSCVDQGDLQTYSNVLIDVYTGGLRWTTDQGFNSSKHQYHHWDLVDSLFFCATVVTTIGYGHLAPSTELGRSICIIYALIGIPLSGLLVTIIGQQLKKRLRGIWRRLLVRLHCITTRESSIPHRIASFMAVVVAGVAFYVILIIIPACLFNYIEGWNWLTSQYYAFISFTTIGFGDYVAGDGQTLTAVGRVVYKVILIFYLVFGMGFVTMLLQGLQNRNAQKVKQLAQRRVIRRIRKKKRKAGLDEADGSFSKGMPSESDEYVVITTDVVGDDSQGEVFEMQELESGVAFETVSLVDDVMQTQSTLTFDAATQTDRLKVDNGCCCCHSKSERNNRSTMISKSSQSSSFSSSELKAVNGHEMTWKITENLAEYKP, from the exons ATGGAGCAGAACGCATGGCAGACGAGGACACACCTCCTTGCCGTGCTCGTCATCTTCTGGATCTACCTCTTCATCGGCGCTTTGATCTTCACTTCCATCGAAAGGCGACATGCGGACAATCTACATCATAGATTCCTCCTCACCGCCATCGATTTCGTCGCCAACAACTCCTGCGTCGATCAGGGTGACCTGCAGACCTACTCCAATGTCCTGATCGATGTCTATACCGGGGGACTACGATGGACCACCGATCAAGGTTTCAATTCATCAAAACATCAGTATCATCATTGGGATCTTGTAGATTCACTCTTCTTTTGTGCAACGGTCGTCACCACTATAG GTTATGGTCATTTGGCCCCAAGTACTGAACTTGGCCGGTCAATCTGCATTATATATGCCTTGATTGGTATACCCCTCAGTGGTCTTCTCGTCACCATCATCGGTCAGCAGCTCAAGAAGCGACTCAGGGGTATCTGGCGTCGTCTCCTTGTTCGGCTGCACTGCATCACAACCAGGGAATCATCAATACCCCATCGTATAGCATCGTTCATGGCCGTCGTTGTCGCCGGTGTTGCCTTCTAcgtcatcctcattatcatcccCGCTTGCCTGTTCAACTACATCGAAGGTTGGAACTGGCTAACGAGTCAATACTATGCTTTCATCTCTTTCACAACTATCGGGTTTGGGGATTATGTTGCTGGTGACGGTCAGACCCTGACCGCGGTCGGTCGCGTGGTCTACAAAGTTATCCTCATTTTTTACCTTGTCTTTGGGATGGGGTTTGTCACCATGCTCTTACAGGGACTCCAGAACCGCAATGCTCAAAAGGTGAAGCAGTTAGCACAACGAAGAGTCATCAGGAGAATCAGGAAAAAGAAACGTAAGGCTGGATTGGACGAGGCAGACGGAAGTTTCTCCAAAGGGATGCCTTCTGAGAGTGATGAGTACGTCGTCATAACAACGGATGTTGTTGGAGATGATAGTCAAGGGGAGGTGTTTGAGATGCAGGAACTGGAATCGGGTGTAGCCTTTGAAACTGTGTCACTTGTCGATGATGTTATGCAAACACAATCCACCTTGACATTTGATGCTGCTACACAGACAGACCGGTTGAAAGTTGATaatggttgttgttgttgtcataGCAAGTCAGAGAGGAACAATAGAAGTACAATGATATCGAAGTCTTCACAATCGTCTTCCTTTTCATCATCTGAATTGAAGGCTGTAAATGGCCATGAGATGACGTGGAAGATTACTGAAAACTTAGCTGAATATAAGCCTTGA